A region of the Bryobacteraceae bacterium genome:
AGTACCCATGCTCGCCTCCTTTCCTGTCTGGGCCGACCCGTGGGCCAGCCTGAGGCGACGCTAGAAAAGGGCAACTTCCCCGCGTTCCAGAAAATGTTGCAATCTGCTGATAAGAAATGAAAAATTCTCATTTGCGGGCTTGAGAGCCAGTTCCGGCGGAAGCCCTGCGCCGGTCACCCGCGCGCAATTTCTGCATCTTTTCATGCAGCAGCCCTACTGGGCTGAGGGAAGCTGATCCGATGGACCCAATTCTGGTCGTCGACGACGATCCGGGGTTCCGCCAACTCCTGGCCGCGATCCTTGAACGGGAGGGCTACGCGGTCGAGCTCGCCGGCCGCGTCGCAGAGGCGCGCGCGAAAGGATCGTCCAAACGGTATTCGCTGGTCATTTCTGACCTCAAGCTCCCTGATGGCGACGGGCTGGACGTGCAGCGGTTTTTCCTCGAGCGATCCCCGGAAACGCCCTTTGTCCTGATCACCGCCTTCGGTACCGTGGCCACTGCTGTCGAGGCGCTGAAGCGGGGCGCCCTGGATTACCTCGAAAAGCCGCTCCGCAGTCCGGATGAGTTGCGCCGGCTGGTCCGGCGTGCGCTTGCCCTGTCAGCCAGCGCCACGGAGGCGCCCGCAGCCGTCGGCCTGCGTCCGGCGACCCCGGGGCTGTGCGCCTCCATGGTGGCCCGCGACCCCCGCATGCTCCATATCCTCGACCTGCTTGAAAAGGTCGCCCCCACGCCCGCCAACGTCCTCCTGCTGGGCGAAAGCGGCGTCGGCAAGGAAGTGCTCGCCCGCTGCCTCCACCAGCACAGCCACCGCGCCGACAGACCCTTCGTCGCAGTCAACTGCGCCGCCCTGTCACCGACGCTGATTGAGAGCGAACTCTTCGGCCACGAGCGCGGCGCCTTCACCGGGGCGGTGGCCCGCCGCCACGGCGTCTTCGAACGCGCCCGCGGCGGCACCCTCTTCCTCGATGAAATCGGCGAGCTCGACCCCGGCCTCCAGGCCAAGCTTCTTCGCGTGGTGCAGGAGAAGCGCTTCGAGCGGCTCGGGGGCGAAGAGACCCTCGAAACCGACGTGCGCATCATCTCCGCCACCAATCGCGACCTCCACCGCGACGTGCAGGAGGGCCGTTTCCGCGCTGACCTCTATTACCGCCTCAGCACGTTCCCCATCGAAATCCCGCCCCTGCGCGACCGTCCGGCCGACATCGATGCCCTCGCCGACCACTTCATCGCGCTCGCGGCAGCGCGGTTTCAGAAGCCGCAGCTCCGC
Encoded here:
- a CDS encoding acetoacetate metabolism regulatory protein AtoC; this translates as MDPILVVDDDPGFRQLLAAILEREGYAVELAGRVAEARAKGSSKRYSLVISDLKLPDGDGLDVQRFFLERSPETPFVLITAFGTVATAVEALKRGALDYLEKPLRSPDELRRLVRRALALSASATEAPAAVGLRPATPGLCASMVARDPRMLHILDLLEKVAPTPANVLLLGESGVGKEVLARCLHQHSHRADRPFVAVNCAALSPTLIESELFGHERGAFTGAVARRHGVFERARGGTLFLDEIGELDPGLQAKLLRVVQEKRFERLGGEETLETDVRIISATNRDLHRDVQEGRFRADLYYRLSTFPIEIPPLRDRPADIDALADHFIALAAARFQKPQLRLSDAARYQLRAHPWPGNVRELENVIERAAILSDGEILPEHLPFTGERAVDPAKAGTLNVRELERRAIEEALRKHGGNRTHAARELGLSLRTLQYRLKEYGISRS